In Pseudomonadota bacterium, one genomic interval encodes:
- a CDS encoding molybdopterin-dependent oxidoreductase yields MKAIVLRVILFMLGPIINRTSKKYPAFREEARRHDCILQIKLKNNSIGRHYFFKDGLVKSAAGIHPSPDAAIVFKNLDIAAQGLRPDADMAFKVHAAKNFLMTVEGSDPIVNWMLKLLQRVNYEGFKFGEEMPDGCMRYTTVTNGGPLHVHVRDGKIVRMTPIEFTEDDAPSWKIRARGKEFSPKRQATIAPHGCSMKSTVYSDGRLLYPMKRVDFDPEGERNPQNRGISGYERISWDEALDIVAGEIKRQKKKYGPGAILLQHCSHHQWGNVGYYLSAMMRFGNLIGYTRMAMNPDSWEGWYWGAQHHVGFTQRVGTPSSYGTLEDCLQEAEQIVFWSSDPESTNASYAGFESTPRRLWAKELGFDFVHIDPHYNPTAQLLGGKWIPIKPTTDPAFAIAIMYVWMTEDLYDKDYVAERTTGFDEWRDYVLGTDDGVPKTPEWQESETGVAARDVRALARSWAKKKTYLSCGMSGTGFGGACRGATGTQWARCMILMMAMQGWGKPGINMGGLIGGAPVDLQFYFPGYADGGISGDLNFTGNAVSNYQRMPHILTVNPCSQQVPKQKIPEAIINGEAEGYLWDGMSQEGQFVPFHYPLPGFSPIHMIYRYGSSAFSTTTNSGRFARSYRHDSIEFVVNQTIFMEGEAQFADVILPACSNLERWDIGEWNSAGGYGLHNTEVLNHRVIAMQHKCIEPLGESKSDYQIFTEILERLGMGAIFTEGCSELDWAKRVFDSSDLPAHISWKEFVKKGYFVVPGENEESLRPPVSMRWFAEGRKKDVPEPHPLPSQWAEDFGYGVHTPSGKIEFVPTILKRNEDKHPERPALNRYIPSWEGPRTKDLVGRFPMQMIATHSRYSFHTFSDGSPFTNQIRDHRTCIDGQYYWIARLSPEDAKARGIKQDDLVKVYNDRGAVICAADISFLVKSGVVKSYESSANYQVLTVEGEEIEVGGSLNILTPDRPQALGTHSMSPNSTLVEVEKYAHADQLKKLRAA; encoded by the coding sequence ATGAAAGCCATCGTCCTGCGTGTCATTCTTTTCATGCTGGGGCCGATCATCAATCGGACCAGCAAAAAGTATCCCGCCTTTCGGGAGGAAGCTCGTCGGCACGACTGCATTCTGCAGATCAAACTAAAAAACAACAGCATCGGCAGGCATTACTTCTTTAAGGACGGCCTGGTGAAGTCGGCCGCAGGCATTCACCCGTCGCCGGATGCGGCCATTGTCTTTAAGAATCTGGATATCGCAGCGCAGGGGCTGCGCCCCGATGCGGACATGGCGTTTAAAGTGCACGCCGCCAAAAACTTTCTGATGACCGTTGAAGGGTCTGATCCGATCGTCAACTGGATGCTGAAGCTGCTGCAGCGGGTCAACTACGAAGGGTTCAAGTTTGGCGAGGAGATGCCCGACGGGTGCATGCGGTATACCACCGTAACCAACGGTGGCCCGCTGCATGTGCACGTGCGCGACGGCAAGATCGTACGCATGACGCCAATCGAATTTACCGAGGACGACGCGCCGAGCTGGAAGATCCGAGCCCGGGGCAAAGAGTTCTCACCAAAGCGCCAGGCCACAATTGCTCCGCATGGGTGCTCGATGAAGAGCACGGTTTACTCAGACGGGCGCCTGTTGTACCCCATGAAGCGAGTCGACTTCGATCCCGAGGGTGAGCGAAATCCCCAGAACCGGGGAATTTCAGGATACGAGCGGATCAGCTGGGATGAAGCCCTCGACATCGTAGCGGGCGAAATCAAGCGACAGAAAAAGAAGTACGGGCCAGGCGCCATTCTTCTCCAGCACTGCTCGCATCACCAATGGGGCAATGTGGGCTACTACCTCAGCGCCATGATGCGCTTTGGCAACCTGATTGGCTATACCCGCATGGCCATGAATCCCGACAGTTGGGAGGGGTGGTACTGGGGCGCGCAGCATCATGTGGGTTTTACCCAGCGTGTCGGCACGCCATCAAGTTACGGCACGCTCGAAGATTGCCTTCAAGAGGCCGAGCAGATCGTGTTCTGGTCCAGTGATCCGGAAAGCACTAACGCCTCTTATGCTGGGTTTGAGTCGACGCCCCGGCGCCTTTGGGCCAAAGAGCTAGGTTTCGACTTTGTCCACATCGACCCGCACTACAACCCGACGGCGCAGCTGCTGGGCGGAAAATGGATACCGATCAAGCCCACAACGGACCCGGCGTTTGCCATTGCCATCATGTACGTCTGGATGACGGAGGATCTATACGACAAGGACTACGTTGCCGAACGAACCACGGGTTTTGATGAGTGGCGAGACTACGTGCTTGGCACCGACGATGGCGTTCCCAAGACGCCGGAGTGGCAAGAATCAGAAACCGGCGTTGCGGCACGGGACGTGCGGGCTCTGGCGCGCAGCTGGGCGAAGAAGAAGACCTACCTGTCCTGCGGCATGAGTGGAACCGGCTTCGGCGGCGCCTGTCGCGGTGCCACCGGCACCCAGTGGGCGCGCTGCATGATCCTGATGATGGCCATGCAGGGTTGGGGAAAGCCCGGCATCAACATGGGCGGCCTGATCGGCGGTGCGCCGGTGGACCTGCAGTTCTACTTTCCGGGCTATGCCGACGGTGGGATCTCCGGCGATCTGAACTTCACGGGCAACGCGGTCAGCAACTACCAGCGAATGCCCCACATCCTGACCGTCAACCCATGTTCCCAGCAGGTGCCCAAGCAGAAAATTCCTGAGGCCATCATCAACGGTGAAGCGGAAGGGTATCTGTGGGACGGTATGTCTCAGGAAGGCCAGTTTGTGCCGTTTCATTACCCGCTGCCGGGTTTTTCGCCGATTCATATGATCTACCGCTACGGATCTTCGGCCTTCAGCACCACTACCAACTCCGGCCGCTTCGCCAGGTCCTATCGCCACGACAGCATCGAGTTTGTCGTGAACCAGACCATCTTCATGGAAGGAGAGGCTCAGTTTGCAGACGTGATTCTGCCGGCCTGTTCCAATCTTGAACGCTGGGATATTGGCGAATGGAATAGCGCCGGTGGCTATGGTCTCCACAACACCGAGGTGCTCAATCACCGTGTCATTGCGATGCAGCACAAATGTATCGAGCCGCTGGGTGAGTCCAAATCCGATTACCAGATCTTTACCGAGATACTCGAGCGCCTCGGGATGGGAGCGATATTCACTGAGGGTTGCAGCGAGCTCGACTGGGCGAAACGAGTTTTTGATAGCTCCGACCTGCCGGCCCACATTTCCTGGAAGGAGTTTGTCAAGAAAGGCTACTTCGTCGTCCCGGGGGAAAACGAAGAAAGCCTGAGACCACCGGTTTCGATGCGCTGGTTTGCCGAAGGCCGGAAAAAAGATGTGCCTGAACCGCACCCGCTACCGTCGCAATGGGCTGAGGACTTTGGCTACGGCGTGCACACGCCCAGCGGCAAAATTGAGTTTGTGCCGACCATCCTCAAGCGCAACGAGGACAAACATCCAGAGCGCCCGGCGCTGAATCGCTACATCCCTTCCTGGGAGGGACCGCGCACCAAAGACCTCGTGGGGCGGTTCCCGATGCAGATGATTGCGACGCATAGCCGCTATAGCTTCCATACCTTTTCTGACGGTTCACCGTTTACCAACCAGATTCGCGATCATCGTACCTGCATCGACGGGCAGTACTATTGGATCGCACGCTTGAGTCCGGAAGACGCGAAGGCCCGGGGCATCAAGCAGGATGATCTGGTTAAGGTCTATAACGATCGTGGGGCGGTGATCTGTGCGGCGGACATCTCTTTCCTGGTCAAATCCGGCGTCGTGAAGAGCTACGAGTCGAGCGCAAACTACCAGGTGCTGACCGTTGAGGGCGAAGAGATCGAGGTCGGCGGCAGTCTGAATATCCTGACGCCGGACCGGCCCCAGGCACTCGGTACCCATTCCATGAGTCCCAACTCCACGCTCGTTGAAGTGGAAAAATACGCCCATGCTGATCAACTCAAGAAGCTGAGGGCGGCATGA
- a CDS encoding malonic semialdehyde reductase has translation MQAAQQAAADLKSRYRPLDNDHLDILFREARSQNGWKDEPVSEATLRALYDLVKMGPTSMNCCPARFVFLSSDDSKARIKPFLMEGNVDKSMAAPVLAIVAHDLAFYEQMGKLLPIRDVRPMFENNAELAASTAFRNGTLQGAYFMLAARSLGLDCGPMSGFNNAEVDKEFFAGTQVRSNFICGLGHGDPGKVYPRLPRLGFEETCQTL, from the coding sequence ATGCAGGCGGCACAGCAGGCAGCAGCAGACCTTAAGTCTCGCTATCGCCCCCTGGACAATGACCACCTCGACATTCTCTTCCGCGAGGCTCGCAGTCAAAACGGCTGGAAAGATGAGCCGGTCAGTGAGGCGACGCTCCGGGCGTTGTACGATCTGGTGAAAATGGGTCCCACCAGCATGAACTGCTGTCCGGCCCGCTTCGTTTTCTTATCATCTGATGACAGCAAGGCGCGCATCAAACCGTTTCTCATGGAGGGAAATGTGGACAAATCCATGGCTGCGCCGGTGCTTGCCATTGTTGCCCACGACCTGGCCTTCTATGAGCAGATGGGCAAACTGCTTCCGATCAGGGATGTTCGTCCCATGTTCGAAAACAATGCCGAACTGGCGGCGAGCACCGCCTTTCGAAACGGCACACTCCAGGGCGCCTATTTTATGCTCGCCGCTCGCTCCCTGGGGCTGGACTGTGGTCCTATGTCGGGATTCAACAATGCCGAAGTGGACAAAGAATTTTTTGCCGGAACGCAGGTCCGATCAAACTTTATTTGTGGGTTGGGTCACGGCGACCCGGGGAAGGTCTACCCACGACTGCCGCGCCTAGGGTTCGAAGAAACCTGCCAGACCCTGTGA
- a CDS encoding phytanoyl-CoA dioxygenase family protein, translating into MTFAAQPKRQLTSEEVERFREDGVILLRNALEPNWLELVEAGIERGRSELSMIGKFMSRGTQGYEMDVFLWKRIDELRDAIYYGPFAQWAQELMGSAEVRFFYDQMFVKEAGTDAPTPWHQDLSFWPIRGEQICSMWMPVDPVSRESSGLMYVKGSHRWPQRFKAISPDYFEPIIDEQMDDIPDINADPDAYDLVDWDMEPGDILMFHPLTLHGSYGNSHRERRRRAIAFRWVGDDVIYAPSPTRMGINFKHESVEGGPLRGAAFPRIIPSHIPSERAQRVKPEPPAKKEVLRGIAKSLLAKLKPQAAVDKSNLKQTWS; encoded by the coding sequence ATGACCTTTGCAGCACAACCCAAACGACAGTTGACGTCCGAAGAGGTCGAACGCTTCCGGGAGGACGGCGTCATTCTCCTTCGCAACGCGCTGGAACCAAACTGGCTGGAACTCGTCGAGGCTGGGATCGAAAGGGGTCGCAGCGAGCTCTCCATGATCGGCAAATTTATGTCTCGTGGCACCCAGGGCTATGAGATGGATGTGTTTCTCTGGAAACGCATCGATGAGCTTCGCGACGCCATTTATTACGGACCCTTCGCGCAGTGGGCGCAAGAACTTATGGGCAGCGCAGAAGTCCGCTTTTTCTATGACCAGATGTTTGTCAAAGAAGCGGGCACGGACGCGCCAACCCCCTGGCACCAGGACCTTTCTTTCTGGCCCATTCGCGGCGAGCAAATCTGTTCCATGTGGATGCCGGTTGATCCCGTCAGCCGCGAGTCTTCAGGTCTCATGTACGTCAAAGGCTCCCATCGCTGGCCGCAGCGTTTCAAAGCCATTTCGCCGGATTATTTCGAACCGATTATCGACGAACAAATGGATGACATCCCGGACATCAACGCCGACCCGGACGCCTACGACCTGGTCGATTGGGATATGGAACCGGGGGACATCCTGATGTTTCATCCGCTTACACTCCATGGCTCTTACGGCAACTCGCACCGAGAGCGACGTCGCCGCGCGATAGCGTTTCGCTGGGTTGGTGACGACGTGATTTACGCGCCTTCACCCACGCGCATGGGCATTAACTTTAAGCACGAATCGGTCGAAGGCGGTCCGCTCAGAGGCGCTGCCTTTCCGCGCATTATCCCCAGCCACATTCCGAGCGAACGGGCGCAGCGAGTTAAGCCCGAACCGCCGGCAAAAAAAGAGGTGTTGCGGGGAATCGCCAAATCGTTGCTCGCCAAGCTGAAGCCGCAGGCGGCGGTGGACAAAAGCAACCTAAAGCAAACCTGGAGCTGA
- a CDS encoding cupin domain-containing protein, with amino-acid sequence MTPRTLLGCGLAALAVTPCIAQLATPRADKMKLMDAPAVKVQDQCIQVGNKTMPADCNLDPEKSLTARTIIGDTSRLHRLDFPAGVKSPHHNHADEEMFYILTGKFRVIAGDQVFELEPGDVLKVPAFVDHEFEALVDSSLLEFGGPGPMLGQISATEKMGE; translated from the coding sequence ATGACGCCACGAACCCTCCTTGGATGTGGTCTGGCGGCTCTCGCCGTCACGCCCTGCATCGCCCAGCTTGCGACACCACGCGCGGACAAAATGAAATTGATGGATGCACCCGCGGTCAAGGTGCAGGACCAGTGCATCCAGGTTGGCAACAAGACCATGCCAGCGGATTGCAACCTTGACCCGGAAAAGAGCCTGACCGCCAGGACCATCATCGGCGATACGTCGCGCCTGCATCGGCTCGACTTTCCCGCGGGCGTCAAGAGCCCCCACCACAACCATGCCGACGAGGAGATGTTTTACATCCTGACCGGCAAGTTCCGTGTGATCGCCGGCGATCAGGTCTTTGAACTTGAACCGGGCGACGTGCTCAAGGTGCCCGCCTTTGTCGACCATGAATTTGAAGCGCTGGTCGACTCATCGCTGCTCGAATTTGGAGGTCCAGGCCCGATGCTCGGCCAGATTTCTGCCACCGAGAAAATGGGGGAATAA
- a CDS encoding SDR family oxidoreductase: MPLLRNLLCIAALILLAAPEGLRADNHSDPYTVLITGANRGMGLEFARQYAALGYRVIATARSPERAEDLNALAADDPDVTVIQLDVTDHARIEEIAEQYRGSPIDILVNNAGVSGAKSRNEFGRIDYELFNLAIAVNTYGPIKMAEAFMPHIKASRQKKIIAVSSNMSSITNTDGGIYIYRVSKAALNMAYHNLSEDFRADEVIVGLVTPPRTATEFQPPGTDMSKLPSAKDSVAGMIRIIDEFSLENSGAFYGDKGKELPW, translated from the coding sequence ATGCCATTGCTTCGAAACCTGCTTTGCATCGCTGCGCTAATTCTGCTCGCGGCACCGGAAGGACTCCGGGCCGACAACCATAGTGACCCGTACACGGTACTGATCACGGGGGCGAATCGCGGCATGGGGCTTGAGTTTGCACGCCAGTATGCGGCGTTGGGGTATCGCGTGATTGCCACCGCCCGCTCGCCAGAACGCGCTGAAGATCTCAATGCGCTCGCGGCAGACGATCCGGACGTTACCGTTATTCAACTCGACGTGACCGATCACGCGCGAATCGAGGAAATCGCTGAGCAATATCGGGGTAGCCCGATCGATATTCTGGTCAACAACGCCGGAGTGTCCGGAGCCAAATCCAGAAACGAGTTTGGCCGGATTGATTACGAGCTCTTCAATCTCGCCATCGCCGTAAACACCTACGGCCCCATCAAGATGGCGGAGGCATTTATGCCCCACATCAAGGCCAGCCGGCAAAAAAAGATCATCGCGGTTTCTTCCAACATGTCTTCAATCACAAACACCGACGGCGGAATCTACATCTACCGCGTCTCAAAAGCGGCGCTGAATATGGCCTACCACAACCTTTCGGAGGATTTTCGCGCAGATGAGGTGATTGTTGGCCTAGTGACCCCGCCGAGGACAGCCACGGAGTTCCAACCGCCCGGAACCGACATGTCCAAACTGCCATCGGCTAAAGATTCGGTCGCCGGCATGATCCGGATCATTGATGAGTTTTCGCTGGAAAATAGCGGCGCTTTTTATGGCGATAAGGGTAAGGAATTGCCGTGGTAG
- a CDS encoding cupin domain-containing protein encodes MNTRTANSAANRASSPSSLKRWIVPLGAALLLAAPSLYGQVKEAEARVLNMGKLNPFQLDNGCIRTSEGNMMPEGCTFDAERAIGIRGIITDTVRLQYLEMPAGTKSPDHNHPDEEVFYILTGKLKVVGGDSSFTIGPGDIFIVPAYLAHEFEALEDTTFIEVGGPGPLMNMPGLKKVGGAIGINPRNAGADHEH; translated from the coding sequence ATGAATACACGTACAGCAAATTCTGCGGCCAATCGCGCATCGTCACCTAGCAGCTTGAAGCGTTGGATCGTTCCGCTCGGTGCTGCACTGCTGCTCGCGGCGCCGAGTCTCTACGGCCAGGTGAAAGAGGCCGAAGCACGGGTGCTGAACATGGGAAAGCTGAACCCTTTTCAGCTGGACAACGGCTGTATCCGAACCAGTGAGGGCAACATGATGCCCGAAGGATGCACGTTCGATGCCGAGCGCGCTATTGGCATTCGCGGCATCATCACCGATACGGTACGACTGCAGTACCTGGAGATGCCGGCCGGAACCAAAAGCCCGGACCACAACCATCCGGACGAAGAAGTTTTCTACATCCTGACCGGCAAACTGAAGGTGGTCGGCGGAGATAGCTCCTTCACGATCGGCCCTGGTGATATTTTCATTGTTCCAGCATACCTGGCGCACGAATTTGAGGCGCTTGAGGACACGACCTTCATTGAGGTCGGTGGACCCGGGCCGCTAATGAATATGCCCGGTCTGAAAAAAGTCGGGGGCGCTATCGGAATCAATCCTAGAAACGCCGGGGCCGACCATGAACACTAG
- a CDS encoding RICIN domain-containing protein, with amino-acid sequence MNTSIKGVTLVCMLAISGSAAVAGGYEGRISLVGKLDEPDGLCIDLPGPPFRLMLDRPAWVHTCKPGDVRDMILLFDGTQASPIKSTLVEPALCMEADNVAAGSLLHFVECNQNSNRQTFRYIKNGQIRLDATTGQELELCLSARTAATVPFGEPPNNDDPNGHSMIVNLERSHVARPLELRDCATAPLEVSQWEAYQEQQPKPFR; translated from the coding sequence ATGAACACTAGCATCAAGGGTGTGACGCTGGTATGCATGCTGGCGATTTCGGGCTCTGCGGCTGTTGCCGGCGGGTACGAGGGTCGAATCAGCCTGGTTGGAAAGCTCGATGAACCCGATGGCTTATGCATTGACCTGCCCGGCCCCCCGTTCCGTCTGATGCTGGATCGTCCGGCCTGGGTGCACACATGCAAACCCGGCGATGTCCGGGACATGATCCTCCTTTTCGATGGAACCCAAGCTTCGCCCATAAAATCGACGCTGGTCGAGCCCGCGTTGTGTATGGAAGCTGACAACGTCGCAGCAGGGTCTCTGCTGCATTTTGTCGAATGTAATCAAAACTCGAATCGGCAGACGTTTCGCTACATCAAAAATGGGCAGATTCGCCTGGACGCAACCACTGGCCAGGAGCTCGAACTCTGTCTCTCAGCGCGTACAGCGGCGACCGTCCCGTTTGGGGAACCACCGAACAATGACGATCCCAATGGACACTCGATGATTGTGAACCTGGAACGCAGTCACGTGGCGCGTCCGCTTGAGCTACGCGATTGCGCAACCGCGCCATTGGAAGTGTCCCAGTGGGAGGCATATCAAGAGCAACAACCCAAGCCGTTTCGATAA
- a CDS encoding sigma-70 family RNA polymerase sigma factor, translating into MGSDGKLRRRLESTAEPLGDQPVFSEQGSSFKQSNTLATGQSERSTDPLQWIDALYQRHSGNLLGYLRSLIGSGPPDPRDIVQASFERLASLDCPEKIANPHAFLWRVAQNILSSEQRSMSVRERHAINVADVFYSDSGNGRDPEGVLLANKELSAVINALESMPEKRRVVFLMSRVEGLSLLDISKRLGISRPAVSKRLLLALKELRKATQRM; encoded by the coding sequence ATGGGAAGTGACGGTAAGCTGCGTCGCAGACTTGAGTCCACTGCGGAACCCTTAGGGGACCAGCCAGTCTTCTCAGAGCAAGGCTCTTCCTTCAAACAGTCGAATACCCTAGCTACGGGCCAGTCTGAGAGGTCCACCGATCCACTCCAATGGATCGATGCGCTCTATCAACGGCATTCGGGCAACTTATTGGGCTATCTAAGAAGCCTGATCGGAAGTGGCCCTCCGGATCCGAGAGACATTGTGCAGGCTTCATTTGAGAGGCTTGCAAGCCTAGATTGTCCAGAAAAAATCGCTAATCCTCATGCCTTTCTGTGGAGGGTCGCACAGAACATACTGTCGTCCGAGCAGCGGTCGATGTCAGTTCGAGAGCGGCATGCAATCAACGTGGCCGACGTTTTCTACTCAGATTCAGGTAACGGTCGTGACCCCGAAGGCGTCTTACTTGCTAATAAAGAGCTATCCGCGGTCATCAATGCTTTGGAAAGTATGCCTGAGAAACGCCGAGTGGTGTTTCTAATGAGTCGGGTAGAAGGCTTATCGCTCCTAGACATCAGCAAGCGTCTCGGTATCTCGCGTCCCGCCGTATCGAAACGCCTTTTACTGGCGTTGAAAGAGCTCCGAAAAGCCACTCAGCGGATGTGA
- a CDS encoding FecR domain-containing protein, producing the protein MRDETKSSLPEELVDEAMEWLVRCSIDNCSEVDHQKLELWLQRDDAHREAYELADLTWQKLAQLPRSQCSPEWFGIQPPVTPAPDPALIQSKKAQGWRRPWAWGGASAAALVVVVWLVGAAQIKPGVTLYNTQVAEIKEVMLEDGTLLALGAETTVGVTYTDSRRTVSLDRGEVFFDVASNPKRPFTVSSAALNITAVGTAFEVSRAGASVDVAVVEGIVDVASRSQTSKEADVRLTQGQRVKSVGGALLSVETVAIDAVGAWRGGELAYVRAPLSEIISDADRYYSGTIEIMDASLSDLSVSLILDAGDTEGLLNTLETVVPIRVSRLSDGTFLITRPYEG; encoded by the coding sequence GTGAGAGACGAGACGAAATCCAGCTTACCCGAAGAGCTTGTCGATGAGGCGATGGAATGGCTTGTTCGATGCTCGATCGACAATTGTAGCGAGGTCGATCACCAAAAACTCGAACTCTGGCTGCAAAGAGACGACGCACATCGAGAAGCTTATGAACTGGCCGACCTGACCTGGCAGAAGCTGGCACAGCTTCCACGTTCGCAGTGTTCGCCCGAATGGTTTGGTATCCAGCCACCAGTTACACCCGCACCAGATCCAGCGCTGATTCAATCCAAAAAGGCTCAAGGATGGCGTCGACCCTGGGCATGGGGTGGAGCGAGCGCTGCCGCTTTGGTCGTGGTTGTTTGGCTAGTGGGTGCTGCCCAGATCAAGCCTGGAGTTACGCTCTACAATACGCAGGTCGCCGAAATAAAAGAGGTTATGTTAGAGGATGGGACTTTGCTGGCGCTTGGTGCGGAAACTACAGTCGGCGTCACTTACACCGATAGCCGCCGCACCGTCTCACTCGACAGAGGTGAAGTCTTTTTCGATGTGGCATCGAATCCAAAGCGGCCGTTTACCGTTTCTAGTGCTGCCCTCAACATTACCGCGGTAGGCACAGCGTTTGAAGTGTCACGAGCGGGCGCCTCTGTTGACGTCGCCGTGGTGGAAGGCATCGTCGATGTGGCGTCCCGATCCCAAACCAGCAAGGAGGCTGACGTCCGTCTGACCCAAGGTCAGCGTGTTAAGAGTGTTGGAGGCGCATTATTGTCAGTAGAAACTGTTGCGATCGACGCAGTCGGTGCCTGGCGGGGCGGGGAACTGGCCTATGTACGGGCTCCCCTGAGTGAAATCATAAGCGATGCCGATCGTTACTATAGCGGCACCATAGAAATTATGGACGCCTCACTGTCTGACCTTTCCGTCAGCCTTATTCTGGACGCAGGTGACACGGAGGGTTTGTTGAATACGCTTGAAACGGTCGTTCCTATACGAGTGAGTCGCTTGAGCGACGGAACCTTCCTGATTACGAGACCATACGAGGGGTAA